The nucleotide sequence ATATTTTTCTCCTCCTCATTAATAAGCTCCCCTGCAAGGTACGCTATCCATGTTTCAATATGCCACTTGGGTATAATGTAGGCTATCGGCTCTGCTTCGTCTCTCGGTGGCAAAAGTTTTGCTGCCAACTCAGTCCTGACCTGCTCAACAGAGAACTCATCAGCATCCTGAATCACCAACAGGATCGTCGCGGCATGTCGAGATCGGCACGCTTTGGCTTCTTCAGAAAATTTTTCCAGCACAAATTTTTTACCTGATCCCTTACCACCTGGATAAGGAACCACTCTGATTGTACGAGGTTTTACCCCCCACCCCTTTTTCAGGAAACGGGTTACAAATATTTCATGGGCCCTGTCTTCACAGAGAATAATAATTTGCGATGCCTTACTCATTTTCCCATCCCCGAGCCATTACCTCAGCCGGAGGCAGATCGGCTACTTGAGGAAACTGATCAACAACAACATGCGCCCCTTCCTGACGAGAGAACCAAAGCTCTGTTCCCCGTGCCATCTTGTTGATAATTTCAGGATGATGAGAGGTGATGAGAGCCTGTTTGTCGTGTTCATCACAGATATCGTTAAGATTTTCAAGCCAAGGCTGAATTTCGCGTATAGAAATAAAGTTGTCCGGCTCATCAATCAGCACGGTCGAAAAAATTCCGGCCCGCAGAGCCTCCAAAATCGTGTAGAGAACAATCAACTGTCGCTGCCCGTCAGAAATATTTGAGAAGGAGAACTCATAGTCCTTACCTTCAATGCGGAATGTTGCTGTTAATTTTCGTGATTCACCCGCCTCTCTAAGGCTCAACTGTTCAAACCCAGGGAGAACGTCCTCTAAAAGTTCTTTTGCCTTATAACTGACAGCGGGTTCTTCCTGCAGGAGATGGCGATACCACTGGGAAAAATTTTCAGTATGTTTAGAAAGGTTACGCGACTCAGCAACAGCTGCGTCCTGTACAAGTAAGGGAACAGGATGAATCAGCAGAATCTTCTCCAATTCCTCTCTAAACATGATTAATGGTTTATTATCATCACGTTGAGCAACTGTAGGGATGACTGATCGTTCCCAATTCGCCGGAAAAACAGCACCCTCTTCCGGTTTTTCTGTCTTCCAGTTGATACGATAGAGATGTGCCTCCTGCCCCTCGAACAAGAAAAAGGGAGAACCGTTCCAGATGAGTTGTTCTCGTTTAATACGCTGCTTCTCTTCATGATCGGCATATTCAATCGTCAAGCTGTACTTATATACCTCATTGTTTACTTTCAGAGAAAATGCTATGCTCTGCTCACGCCTTGTATTCCAGGTTGTCAGGCTGTTTCTGTTGAAGATATCGTTCACATGCTCGCCTCGCATCAATCGTTGAACGCTGCGTAATGCATCCAGCACAGAAGTTTTGCCCGACCCATTCTCTCCAAGCCAGAGTTGAAATTCCCCTGGTTTGATTCGAAAATTTGTCAAAGAACGAAAGTTGTCAATATAGATTTCTGTTATCATAGATATATTTACTTTGTTATTTTCTGATGTCAGGTTGATTAAGTTCGTGCCGAACCTCTGTAGAACAGCATCTTTTTCAAAGCCGCCCGTTAATCTCCCCGGCCAACTCCTCCGGCGTTTTCCCCTCTGTATCCAGAACCAGATCCGAACCCGCCCGATAGAGCGGCTCCCGTTCCTCCAGGATGGCAGAGACCTCCTGAGCCGGGTTTTCCCAACCTTCCTGCTTGTCCAAGGCAGGGCGTTGCTCGGCCGTCTTCTGATCCAAGGCCAGCCGGGCCAGGGTCGTGGCGAGATCCGTGCGCAGCCAGACCACAAAGGCATCTCGGCGCAGCTCTTCCCACGCATCTTGGTGCAGAATAGCTCCACCGCCGGTGGCGATGATGGTTTCCTGCCAGGAAGACAGTTCCTTGAGCAGGGTTCGCTCCTGTCCACGAAAATATGGCCATCCCTGTTGGCTGACGGCATCTGCAATAGAGCAGCCCATACGCTGGTAGAGCTCCTGATCCGTGTCAAGAAAGCGAAAACCGGTTAAGCGGGCCAGGGCCTGACCCACAGCGGTCTTGCCCGTGGCCCGAAACCCGGTCAGGACGATGCGCTCAGGAAGTCCTTGCTGCTCCCCTGCGCCCTTCTTTCTCGCCAACCCATCCCCTGACCTGCTTTTTTTTGTTGCCCTACCTTGCACCTTATTCACAAACTCCTTATGTTTTGAGGTTGATTTTTCCCTTTTCCTCCTGCCGCAGGTACTGTATGACATACGGCATAAATTTTCATCCCTCAATGATATCCCATGAAAAAAACTATGACCTTGCTCCCTGATCGAAAAGCGGGGGCAAACAAGACCGCTGCGGAGAAGTTCCTTGGTTGCGGATAATCTTTTTGCCCTGATTGGCCAGCTCCATTTCCCTTCCCTGATCATCGGCATGGGCCTGACCGCCCTGGCTATGCTGTCTCTGTTGTTGCTGGTCTGGAACCGACTCCAGCGCGAGAACCTCCTGCTTTCCCTGCAACTGGAGCAGACCGGCGAGGATGCCCGCCGCTTTGAACAGGAGGCGGAAGAACTGCGGCGGGAGCGGGAGAGCCTGCGGCAGCAGAAGGAAGAGGCGGAGCGGGATAATATCGGCCTGGAGGCCTTTCTTCACGAGACCCGGGCCATTGCCGGTGAGCGCCAGCAATTCCTCGCCCAAAGCAAGCAGCAGCTGGCAGAGGATTTTTACAATCTCTCCCGCAAGGTCATGGCCGAGCAGGGGAGGGTCCTGCAGGAGCAGCATGCCGGGGGACTGGAACATCTCCTCTCACCGGTGCGCAATCAGTTGGATGCCTTTCGTCAGAAGGTGGAGGATGTCTACGAGCGGGAATCCCGCGATCGCCTCTCTCTGAGCAAGGAGGTGGAACATCTCAGGCTGTTGAACGAGCGGCTCAGTCAGGAGGCGGTGGAGTTGACCCGGGCCTTGCAGGGGACCAATAAATTGCAGGGGCAATGGGGGGAGATGGTCCTGGAGCGGCTCCTGGAGGAATCGGGTCTCCGACCGGGCAGCGAGTTTGCCACCCAGGTCTCGCTGCGGGATGAGCAGGGGCGTCTCAAACAGCCGGACGTGATCGTTTATCTTCCTGAAAAAAGGGCCGTGATCATTGATGCCAAGATGTCCCTGAACAGCTATGTGGCAGCAGGTCGGAGCGATGATGAACAGGAGCGGGAGCAGCATCTGGGCAATCATATCAATTCCATTCAACAGCATGTCAAGGGCCTGAGCAAAAAGCAGTACCACGATCTCCCGGAGCTCACCACCCTGGATTTTGTCCTCCTCTTTATCCCGGTGGAAGGGGCCTTTCAGGCAGCGGTGAGCAGGAAACCGGAGCTGCTCACCCAGGCCCTTCGGCGGCGGGTGATGATTGCCTCGCCCTCAACCCTGCTGGCCATCCTCCGCACCATCCATCATATCTGGCGGATGGATGAGCAGAACCGCAACAGCCTGATCATTGCCCAGGAGGCAGGCAAGCTCTATGATAAGTTTGTTGGTTTCACCGAGGCCTTTAGCGAGGTCGGAACCCGCCTGGATCAGGCCCACCAGAGCTGGCAATTAGCAGAAAAACGTTTGAGCACAGGCAAAGGTAATCTCATAGACCGGGCTGAGGCCCTGCGACAGCTCGGGGTGCAGCCGAGCAAGGATCTGGCAAAGGAACGATGATGCAAAAGAAAGGAATGACCGCCCGTGGCCTGGCCCTGGAGACCCTGGTGCAATGGACAGGCAGCGGCAAGCCGGTGCAAGGCTTTATCAATAGGATTATTCATGACTCGGGCCTGAAGAATGAGGAGCGTCAGCTGGCCGTGATGCTGGTGCTGGCCGTGTTGCGGGAGCAGGAATATCTTGATCTGCTTATCAGCAGCTTTTCCAAGACCAAGTTGCGCAAAATGAAGCCGCTGACCTTGGCTGCCCTGCGGATTGGGGTGGTGCAGATCTGCCGCCTGGAGCGTATCCCGGATTCAGCTGCGGTGAATGAGACGGTCAAGGCCCTGAAAAAGATGCGTCAGCCTGGCTGGCTCTGTAGTTTTGTCAACGGGACCCTGCGTAATATCGCACGAAGCAAGGAGAGCCTGCCAAGCCCGGAAGAGGCAGGCCCAGGAGGGACGCCGGTGCTCAATCATCCGGTCTGGCTGACCGAGCGTTGGCAGGAGCATTTTGGTCGGGAGCAGATGCAGGCGATCTGCCGGGTGAATAATACGGAACCGGCACTCTGTCTTCAGGTCAATCAGGTGCGAACAGATCAAGAGACCCTGGCTGAGCAATTTTCAGAGCAGGGGATACGAACCGAGCCGGGCAGCTTTGCTCTGGACAGTCTGATCCTCCAGGAGCAGCGGGGGGCAGTGACCGACTTACCCGGTTTTACTGAGGGCCTCTTTCAGGTCCAGGATCAGGCAGCGCGCCTGGCCTGTGAGCTTTTGAGACCCTTCAAGGAGCAAGGGCGGTACCTGGACGGCTGTGCAGGTTTAGGTGGCAAGACCTGCATCCTTGCCGCGCTGCTTCCTCAGGATGCCTCGCTTGTTGCGGTGGAGCCGGATCAGCGGCGCTCCCGCCTCTTGCAGGAGAATCTTCAGCGCCAGGGCCTGAGCGAGAAGGTAGAAACCGTGCAGCAGGGGTTGCAGGGCTTTGCTGCTGACGATGATCGCCTTTTTGACGGCATCTTTATTGATGCCCCCTGTTCCGGCACCGGGATCATTCGCAAGCATCCTGACATCCGCTGGAACCGGCAGCCTGAAGACCTTGTCAGCTCTCAGAAAACCCAGCTTGCATTATTGCAAACAGCGGCTACCTTGATTAAACCTGGTGGGGTACTCGTCTATGCCACCTGCTCCCTGGAGCCGGAGGAAAATCAGCAGGTGGTGGAGCAGTTTCTCACTACCAACCCTGCCTTTGCACTGACTGATTGCCGGGATTTTCTGCCTGCCTCAGCTGCTTCCCTGGTGGATGCGCAGGGCTTTTTTGCACCGCTGCCCACAGAGGAGATTGAGGGGTTCTTTGCAGCACGGTTAGTGCGGAGTGCATTATAATGACAAGGAAAATAGCCATAGCTCCTGAATCCATGACTCATCACTATCTATTGGTAGCTGTTTTTTTCGTTTTTTCGTTGTTAACAATTTCATTTTATGGGCATTTATTAAGATCTCTGATAAAGGAGAACTGGGTATATTCCGTATTTTTTTGGGGTTGCTATGGGCTGGTATTTGTTTTCACCCATAAATTATATTCGAGGTTTAGCCTCTTGTTTAAATACATTTTCATAGCAATTCTTATGCTGCTTTTTGGCATCCCGTTTCTTGTTAAAGCATATTTATAACGGAATGTTGCGAGAATCAGAGTGTTAACAGAGGTAAAACGTATGTTAATCGTCACTCATTTTGCAGTACCATTTTACTCGTACTATCTCACAGATCCCTTCCTGAAAAAGTACAAAGACAAGAAAGAGCTTTTCTTGTATTCCTGCGTCATTGGCCTGGCGGGTCTGACACCTGATATTTTTCGCGCCCATTTAACCCTACAGTCCAGATATAACGCATTTTCTCACACAGCCTTCGCACCGATGATTGCCCTCTTAGTCACTATGCTCGCTGTGTTTTTTGTGGGGATACCAAAGCGATTTCTCTTCTGGATTCCACTGGGGGTGACAACTCATCTCCTTTTGGACGCAGTATCAGGGGGGATCAGGTTGTTTCCTTCAGGAGAGATCATTGGCGACAGCATGATTAAATTTTCTTTCTGGGGATTTTTTGAGATATTTTTCTTCTCCCTGCTTATTATTACGTATAAACATGATATAAGAAAATTCGTCAAAAAAGCAGAAACCTATAATTAGGCTATGAGCTTATTCCTGTCAGGAGCGCTTTGGCGTACACCTGATACTTTATTTTTCAAGAGGTTATAAAAATGGCAGAAATAAAATCCACTATGGAGTTAGTTATGGAACGTGCCGCCCGCATGGGCAAGGCAAGCAATGAAGAGCTCCAACAGGAAGAAATACAAAAAAACGGAATGAAGCTGGCCGCTGATTTTCTCGACGGAAAGGTCGAGAGCCTGATGACCACCCTAACCGAGCAGCCTGAAGACCATCAGGTAACCATTCGTAATGGTATGGTCGAAACCCTGCTGCGCAATATTTTCCTCCATCGCGATGAACTGGGCAAAGAGCGAACGGAAAAGGCCACTCAGGGGATCCGGGAGGTCAGTGGTGATGCTGGCGAGGTAGGAAACATCTGTGCAGAGATGCAGAATGTCCTTGGGCAGTATAATCAGCACCGGGAACAGCTTCGCCAGCAGCTGGAGGACCAGATCCGCATGCAGTACGAGCAGATGATGGCCCAACAGGCCGGTATGCAGGGTGGTGGTGCGCAGATTGAACATGCTCTGGAGGCCAAGGTCAATGAGGAGCTGGCACGAATGGAGGCAGAGCTGACAGACCAGTACAATCAGGCCTTAGAGCAGTATAAAGAGGCTCTCAGAGAACGCTTGGGTTGAGCAAGAGGAAGGAAGAGGGGGTTATTGCTTTCCTTCCTCTTCCACCAGAAAGACCTGACGTAATTTATAGAAATAGTCAAATCCCGACCAAACGGTCAGCACCAAAGCGACATAGACGACAACAAGACCTATGTGATGCAGGTAGGGAATAGGAAGAAGGCCGAGGGGGAAGATCAGGGTACCGAGGCCTATATATTGCAAGGTGGATTTGACCTTGCCCAGGCCGCTGGCGGAAACTACAATCCCGGAGGATGAGGCAAGACCGCGCAGCCCAGTGACCATCATCTCTCGGGAGACAATCACTAAAGCAACCCAGGCCGGGATGCGCCCCAACGGTATCAGCATAATGAGGGCCGTGGCCACCAGCAGTTTATCTGCCAGGGGATCCATGAGTTTCCCCAGGGTGGTCACTGCCTTAAAACGACGGGCAAGGTAGCCATCAACCCAGTCTGAGGCCGCAGCAATAACGAAGAGCAGGCAACAGAAAAAGGCTATACCGGTTTTTTGCTCAAACATGAGCAAGATCGCCAGGAGAGCAGTGAGGAGAAGACGGAAGGCGGTTATCAGATTGGGTAGGTGTTGCATGAAAATAGTAGAGCTCAGAGCTTCAGGGAAGATACCCTATGTTGCTTGCAGCGTACGTTAAAATCAGGTGAGGAGGTTCTCTTAATTTTCTGGGAACAGGGCATTCGTCCCCGTATACACGGTGAGTAACCGCGAGTTATATAAGGGTTAACGGTTTTGTTAGTTAACCGTTACCATGTCTCGAACACGAATACTGGTGGTCATGGCTACTGCGGGTTGGTACTTCGCTCGTCGGGGTTTGCTGCCTTTTTTATAGGCCTTGTACTGACGAAGAACCTTGCCCACATAGGCGATGGTCTCGGGGATACGTGGGATTTTTTTGCGCACCCGTGCTGGTCCGGCATTATAGGCAGCCAGACTGAGGCGTAGATCACCATTAAAACGTTTCAGTAACCATTTTATGTACTTGGTTCCGCCGTAGATATTATCCCGAGGATTAAAGGGGTCTTTGACCTTAAGATCTTTTGCCGTTGCTGGCATAAGTTGCATCAAGCCCTGTGCACCTTTTGACGAGACAGCTTTGCTGTTAAAGGCGGATTCTGTTTTTATAATCGCCTTAATCAGCAGGGGGTCGACCTTATGGGCCTGGGCCGCATGTCTGATATGCTTGTCAAACCGGGTGTTGTCAGTATATCTCCAACGTTTCCCACTGTGAAGTTTCAGCGCTTTTCGATTGGTGCTCTGCACCTTCGGGGTTCGAAACGATATACCCTCTTCCTGCGGTGTTGAGAGAGGAGAGAGAGAGATCGGTTCGTAGCGATCCGTGGGGACATTGGTATAATGGGCAACGCCATACTTATCTATATATCTGTAAATTTCTTCTCCAGACACCTTTCCTTGATGGACAAGGAGCAGCAAACAGGTTGCGGCAAATAAATAACGGGTTGCACAGGGGCTCATGATAAAGTATGCGGTTATTTTTGTCGTTTTTCCCAATCGGCCAAGAACTTCTCCATACCGATATCAGTCAGCGGATGCTTGGCGAGTTGGGCGATGACCTTATAGGGAATCGTGGCAATATCTGCCCCAATTAAAGCAGATTGGGCAACGTGCTGTGGGCTACGTACTGAAGCAACGATGACCTCGGTGGAGAGGGAATAGTTGGCAAAGATGGTCATGATATCGCCAATCAACTCCATTCCGTCCAAGGAGATGTCGTCAATGCGTCCAACAAAGGGGCTGACATAGGTTGCTCCTGCCTTGGCCGCAAGCAGGGCCTGGGTGGAGGAGAAAATCAGGGTTACATTGGTTTTGATATTTTCTGCTGCCAGCCGTTTTACCGCCTTCAGGCCTTCTTCGGTCATTGGCACCTTGATGACGATATTTTTATGGATTGCGGCGAGCTCGCGTCCTTCGCTCACCATACCATCAGCTTCAAGGCTGATTACTTCAGCGCTGATTGGACCGTCGACCAAGGCGCAGATATCGGCAAGGATCTCTGTAAAGGGGCGTTGCTCTTTGGAGACAAGCGACGGGTTGGTGGTGACACCGTCCACCATGCCCAGCTCAAGCCCTTTTTTGATCTTATCAATATTTGCCGTATCTATAAAAAATTTCATTCTTTTCCTCCCGGCTCGCCGGTAAATTGGTCGCAGCAGGAATCGCTGCAAAAATAATAGGTTTTTCCATTCTGACGCAAACGAATGGCCTGATGCTTAGGGAGCAGGGTATGACATACCGGGTCTTCGACCAGGATGTCCTGGACAGTTGTCTCATCCGCTTGCTTGGATTTTTTCCAGAGCTGATCTTTTGCTTCTTGCGTGATCTTCTCACGGATCAGGCTGCGCACTAATCGCCAGGCAATATAGAGGAGGAGGGCAAGGAGCAATAAGCGTTGCGGACTCATGCCGTTTCCCCTGATATTTTGGCCTGCCTGATTAACTGAATAGAATGCATATGACTATTATAATCGCGTGAACTCAAAAGTCGAATCTATTTTTTGAGACGGCTTGATGGAGGTAACCCCATTGAATACGAGAATATTTTTTTCGTGATGGGGAGAGAATAAAGAAATATCCTCTCGCCCCAAAATGGTTAATTGGTCCCAAGGGCTCAAGATATTTGCTGCTTGCACGCATGATCTTCTTGCGAATTTGCTGGTGATGAATGCTCCTTGTAGATTCTTATCCTGCATTTTGCAGGTTATTCCGGCGTGAGTTCTGTAATCCGAAAATACCTTATTTTTCCTGGAACAACAGCGTATTTTCTTGTAATAGCCTTATACCCTTTTGCCTGAAGACGGAGTGTATACTCTCCAGCTGGTAACCCGAAGAAGGCGAAGCAGGTGTTATGACAGACATCCGCACGCTCAATAAGATAGTCATAGTTATTGATATCTTCGCCAATATCTTGCTGAAGTTTTCGTAGGATCCCCTTTCCCTGGAGCGTCAGTGACTCTATTTTGACTTTTTTATCAATAGAACGGTAGAGATAATCAGGCATTCCAAGGGCTTTATCCTCTTCTTGCAATGAAGAAGTCACGCAACCGCGAATTTCTCCGTCCGCTTGGAAGGTAACACCCAGCTCCTCTGTTGCCTTGCCCTTAATAGTAATCGGGATATTCTTTTCCTGCGGTGTTCCGGCCTCCACAACCATGTTGGCCACATAGTCCCCAGTCGGAAATGGTCCGAGAAAATGAATTTTTTTCTCGTCCTGGAGAAAGGTGACGATTTCAGCTCCCTCCCTTCCCACGGGACGGAGTATGAGCCGGGGATGGGGGCTCGCTCCTTCTCCCTCATAATCATAGGCAATCTGAACATTCAGATATCCAGCAGATTGCTGGGGCGAATTGCTCTGTTGCTCGGCGAATTCGTTAAGAATGGTATTATACTGTTCCACCACTTCCTTGCTGGAGATGATACTGCTATGGTCCTCATTAAAGGCATAGTTCATTTGGGCCTCAGCTTGTGGTCTCGAGTCCAGAAGACTGGAGAGGGCGATGGTGCCGTCGTTGTTGGAGCTGAAAGGGTTTCTGGTTCCTTGATGTCCATAAAACATATAAAAGCGGACCTGTTCCGGCATTTTTTTTCTGTACAGCGAGGTGATAAAATTGCCCTCTGGCTGCATATCCCGCCAACTTGGGATGACTGCCGGAGATTGTTCCACCCCGTATTCAGCCATCTTGTCTCCACCCCAAGGGGTTGCTAAGGCGATAAAAAGTTTTACCAGGGGAAATTTTTGCCCATAATTCACCAGAAAGGATCTGGCAACTAGCCCTCCCATGCTATGGGCCGTAATATACATCTCTTTAAATTGATATTTGGCCTGTAGGTTGGAGAGTTTCCAGAGAAGAAGATAGGAGATGCTGTCAATGCGGGCCCCTGTGGGGTAGTAGAAAAACCAGGGTTGGAAGCGGGTTCTATCCATATGTTCCACAAAATACTGCCAGCCCTCTGGGGTCCCAGCTGCCCCGTGGATAAAAAGGACCGGTATTTTTTTTGGATCATACTTTTCGAGAAAGTATATATTGCCACCAAACTCTTTGAAAAATGCATAGGGCTCCCAAAAGCCCTTTGAGCCATTTTCCGGAGAAAAACGTTCGTCATCCAACTGTGCTAAGGTCCCTGCCTGCCGACTATAGAGCTTTCGCGGAGGAGGCGAAGAGATTGCTTTGCCCAAGGGAAAGACAAGAGGGGGCCCGTGTTCCGGGATCTCGATATCGATATCAAAGACAACACCAACTGCCGGGACCCGAACCTTTTGCGGACTGCCGTGCTGTCCTGCCAGCTCACCTTGCTCGTAGATCAGGTTGCTGTTCTTATCCTGAAAGGCAAAGACGTAGTACTCTCCCTGTCCGACCATGAGCTCATACTCGCCAGCCTCGTGGAGCACTGTATAGTGCGCAATCTTTTTTTCTTTGTCTGTAGAACAGGCAGCAATAATTATCGGCCCATTTTCGAGATGATCAGCACGAACACGGCCTGTAATAACGGTTGACTCCAGGCTCTTGTCCACGTCCTTGTTGAGTTGGATCAGGGTGCAGCCTGTTACAAAAAAGTAAATAAGGAGGAAGGAGAGAAAGAAATTTGTTTTTGCTCTGCAATGGGTTATGTGCAAGTATCGACGACTTCTGGGAGTTGTCGGATCAACGTTTATGTTTTGTTGTTCCTCTCCTGAGGAGGAGGGATGGGCGTTAAAAGAATAATTCATGTCGGCTTTCTCCCGTTATAAAAAAGTCGCAGGTCTCTAATGTAATGCCTCTATTATGCAAAGCAGCCATCACGATTTTTTTATTATAGGGATGGACTTGCTCATGGTTGATGTATTGGTCAATATTTATCCAGCGGGCTTCGATGATTTCCTGGATATCACCGATCCTGATTGTTGTTGATAAGGGCCTGGCCTTGCAGACCAGATAGATATTAGATTCATTAAACTGACAGGGCGAGAAATACCCCATGGAAACGATGGAGTCCATCTGCACGGTTATTCCGGTCTCCTCGGCAACCTCCCGTGCAACAGCTTGGGAAATATTTTCCTCATTGTCTATGTAGCCGCCTGGAAGTTTATATGATTTGTAGATTCTATCTTTTACCACAAGCATATTATCGCCCTCGCGGACAAAGACGCCCACGCCGATGGTATGATTTGTGGGGGTGGGAATAAGAGGGTCCGAGATGACCTTTTTAACGAGGACGAGCTTTGTTTCGCTACAATCGTAAAATGTAAAATTCTGCTGTGTTAGGCAAGGGATATATTCTGATTTTTCGATGGGCAAGGTCATCCAGATCAGTTTTTTATTTGGATGGTCAGCAATGATTTGGGCCAGTTTTTTCTCGAATGCTGCAGGAGGGAGCTTGAAGGCGGCATCATCCAGGATTATGCCGCCATATTTGTCTTCCCTGTATGCAATCGCTGTGTGATCAATAAAAGGGTTCATGCTTTCCTGGCAATCACTGCAAATTCGCTGGATTTCTGATCATAAGGGCTGCCTGCAACGTCGGAATACAGCCCTTTGATGGAGAAGCCAGCCGCAACAAACTCGTTTTCAAGGTCTTCAGGGGTAAAATGCTGAAACCAGTTGTAGACCTCTCTGGTGCGTTCAGGCTCAATGATTGTGTACTTATCAAGGATGACTTTCTCTTCATCGTATTTGAAGGTATTCACAAAACCGTAATACTTGTTCGGTGACCAAAATCCGTTGAGTTGGTTCAGCTCATAGGTCGCGCTCTCTTCCCGTTGTTCGAACGCTGAGAGAGAGTTCACATCAAGCAGGACCGAGCCTCCCGGTTTGAGCATATTATGAAATTTGCTGAGAAGCACCTTGCGTTGGGTTGGGCTGAGGACGCAGAAATCACACATAATCATCACAACAAGATCGAACTGCTCTTCCGCCTCAAATTCCAGGTAGTTCTGATTCAGATAGTTGATATTCAACTGTTCGCGGACTGCAACCTCTTTTGCATAGTCGATGGATCTCTTGGAGAAATCGATACCGGTCACTTGTGCGCCGTGCTTCGCCAAAGCTGTGGCATAGAGTCCCGGACCACAGCCGAAATCAGCGATCTTGGTGTTACTGCCGATCTTGAACTGCGCTGCGATCCATTCCACTGATCGCTTGATGAACTCCGCGTTTCGCGAAGAAACATCGATGTCCCCATTAAGATGGTATGAAAGCATCTGCTTTGACGTATACTCATCTGTCCACAGATCACTTGCCGTGTAATACTGGAACGGTTCAGGGCGTTGGTTGATTTTCTCTAGTTCTTCAAACATGGTATTTCCTCGTTATTCCGCAGAACGCCGGGTTCAGCGGTGTTTAGTTGTCAACTGTACCGTTTTTCGGGCCGGTTGCTGTAAATCCTTCGTGAAAGATGACATTGCCCTGCGGTATGTTCCCGTCAAAGGAAAGAGCAAAGAACACTTCCTGCGGAACGCCCTCAAGAGCGAGATCGTCAACATTCTTAAACCCGAATTGTCGGTAGTATTCCGGGTGCCCGACCAAGCAGCAGCCTTTCGCGTGAAGTGCTCGCAAGCGTGACAGCCCTTCCTGGATGAGTGCCTTGCCGATCCCTTGGCGTTGAAAGTCCGGGAGCACGGAAACCGGGCCGAGTCCGTACCAGTCTGTGGTATCGTCCGATATGGTTACCGGAGAAAAGGCAATATGGCCTACAACACGGTCGTCTACCTCCGCAACCAATGAGATTGTCAGGGCATTGGCAGTTCGTAATGCCTCAATGATGAATTGTTCAGTGTGGTTGCTGATCTCCAGCGTCTCGAACGCTGCTTGCGTCACATCGGAGATGACTCTGTGGTCAGTCTTTTTTTCGTTTCTGATCAGGACGTTTGGTGATTTCATGAAAGAATCCTTTATTTTCTATAGCGTGGCTAACATAGAGCTAACCAGCCTGGGTATAGCCGTTGCATATGCCGCGAAATACCGACATTGGCAAAAAACACGAATGGTGGACGGTCCGATTTAGTAACTGGTTATACATTT is from Candidatus Electrothrix sp. GW3-4 and encodes:
- a CDS encoding AAA family ATPase, which gives rise to MITEIYIDNFRSLTNFRIKPGEFQLWLGENGSGKTSVLDALRSVQRLMRGEHVNDIFNRNSLTTWNTRREQSIAFSLKVNNEVYKYSLTIEYADHEEKQRIKREQLIWNGSPFFLFEGQEAHLYRINWKTEKPEEGAVFPANWERSVIPTVAQRDDNKPLIMFREELEKILLIHPVPLLVQDAAVAESRNLSKHTENFSQWYRHLLQEEPAVSYKAKELLEDVLPGFEQLSLREAGESRKLTATFRIEGKDYEFSFSNISDGQRQLIVLYTILEALRAGIFSTVLIDEPDNFISIREIQPWLENLNDICDEHDKQALITSHHPEIINKMARGTELWFSRQEGAHVVVDQFPQVADLPPAEVMARGWENE
- a CDS encoding shikimate kinase, giving the protein MARKKGAGEQQGLPERIVLTGFRATGKTAVGQALARLTGFRFLDTDQELYQRMGCSIADAVSQQGWPYFRGQERTLLKELSSWQETIIATGGGAILHQDAWEELRRDAFVVWLRTDLATTLARLALDQKTAEQRPALDKQEGWENPAQEVSAILEEREPLYRAGSDLVLDTEGKTPEELAGEINGRL
- a CDS encoding DNA recombination protein RmuC is translated as MVADNLFALIGQLHFPSLIIGMGLTALAMLSLLLLVWNRLQRENLLLSLQLEQTGEDARRFEQEAEELRRERESLRQQKEEAERDNIGLEAFLHETRAIAGERQQFLAQSKQQLAEDFYNLSRKVMAEQGRVLQEQHAGGLEHLLSPVRNQLDAFRQKVEDVYERESRDRLSLSKEVEHLRLLNERLSQEAVELTRALQGTNKLQGQWGEMVLERLLEESGLRPGSEFATQVSLRDEQGRLKQPDVIVYLPEKRAVIIDAKMSLNSYVAAGRSDDEQEREQHLGNHINSIQQHVKGLSKKQYHDLPELTTLDFVLLFIPVEGAFQAAVSRKPELLTQALRRRVMIASPSTLLAILRTIHHIWRMDEQNRNSLIIAQEAGKLYDKFVGFTEAFSEVGTRLDQAHQSWQLAEKRLSTGKGNLIDRAEALRQLGVQPSKDLAKER
- the rsmB gene encoding 16S rRNA (cytosine(967)-C(5))-methyltransferase RsmB; this translates as MMQKKGMTARGLALETLVQWTGSGKPVQGFINRIIHDSGLKNEERQLAVMLVLAVLREQEYLDLLISSFSKTKLRKMKPLTLAALRIGVVQICRLERIPDSAAVNETVKALKKMRQPGWLCSFVNGTLRNIARSKESLPSPEEAGPGGTPVLNHPVWLTERWQEHFGREQMQAICRVNNTEPALCLQVNQVRTDQETLAEQFSEQGIRTEPGSFALDSLILQEQRGAVTDLPGFTEGLFQVQDQAARLACELLRPFKEQGRYLDGCAGLGGKTCILAALLPQDASLVAVEPDQRRSRLLQENLQRQGLSEKVETVQQGLQGFAADDDRLFDGIFIDAPCSGTGIIRKHPDIRWNRQPEDLVSSQKTQLALLQTAATLIKPGGVLVYATCSLEPEENQQVVEQFLTTNPAFALTDCRDFLPASAASLVDAQGFFAPLPTEEIEGFFAARLVRSAL
- the pgsA gene encoding CDP-diacylglycerol--glycerol-3-phosphate 3-phosphatidyltransferase, with amino-acid sequence MQHLPNLITAFRLLLTALLAILLMFEQKTGIAFFCCLLFVIAAASDWVDGYLARRFKAVTTLGKLMDPLADKLLVATALIMLIPLGRIPAWVALVIVSREMMVTGLRGLASSSGIVVSASGLGKVKSTLQYIGLGTLIFPLGLLPIPYLHHIGLVVVYVALVLTVWSGFDYFYKLRQVFLVEEEGKQ
- a CDS encoding lytic transglycosylase domain-containing protein; the protein is MSPCATRYLFAATCLLLLVHQGKVSGEEIYRYIDKYGVAHYTNVPTDRYEPISLSPLSTPQEEGISFRTPKVQSTNRKALKLHSGKRWRYTDNTRFDKHIRHAAQAHKVDPLLIKAIIKTESAFNSKAVSSKGAQGLMQLMPATAKDLKVKDPFNPRDNIYGGTKYIKWLLKRFNGDLRLSLAAYNAGPARVRKKIPRIPETIAYVGKVLRQYKAYKKGSKPRRAKYQPAVAMTTSIRVRDMVTVN
- the fsa gene encoding fructose-6-phosphate aldolase — encoded protein: MKFFIDTANIDKIKKGLELGMVDGVTTNPSLVSKEQRPFTEILADICALVDGPISAEVISLEADGMVSEGRELAAIHKNIVIKVPMTEEGLKAVKRLAAENIKTNVTLIFSSTQALLAAKAGATYVSPFVGRIDDISLDGMELIGDIMTIFANYSLSTEVIVASVRSPQHVAQSALIGADIATIPYKVIAQLAKHPLTDIGMEKFLADWEKRQK